One genomic region from Tachysurus fulvidraco isolate hzauxx_2018 chromosome 14, HZAU_PFXX_2.0, whole genome shotgun sequence encodes:
- the crybb2 gene encoding LOW QUALITY PROTEIN: beta-crystallin B2 (The sequence of the model RefSeq protein was modified relative to this genomic sequence to represent the inferred CDS: deleted 1 base in 1 codon) yields MATDPQNPAAKQQIPAPSNFKLIVYEQENFQGRCHELTGPCNNLQEKGVEKVGSILVLCGPWVGYEQPGCKGEQYVLDKGEYPRWDAWTNSRRSDCISAFRPIKVDSQEHKIMLYENPKFTGKKIEILDDDVPSFHTHGYQEKVSSVRVQSGTWVAYQYPGYRGYQYLFEKGEYKEHSEFGAQVPQIQSVRRIRDLQWHLRGAFNTSPELSTPPPELSTPPPELSTPPPELSTPPPELSSLPPPLPRHYDDDDDAFKDRMCQ; encoded by the exons ATGGCAACCGATCCCCAGAACCCTGCAGCCAAACAACAGATTCCTGCACCCAGCAATTTTAAG CTGATCGTCTATGAACAGGAGAACTTTCAGGGTCGCTGCCATGAGCTGACTGGACCCTGTAACAACCTGCAGGAGAAGGGAGTGGAGAAAGTGGGGTCCATACTGGTGCTGTGTGGacc gtgggtggGGTACGAGCAGCCTGGCTGTAAGGGTGAGCAGTACGTACTGGATAAGGGCGAGTATCCTCGCTGGGACGCTTGGACTAACAGCCGACGCAGCGACTGCATCTCCGCCTTCCGCCCCATTAAAGTG GACAGCCAGGAGCACAAGATCATGCTGTATGAGAATCCCAAATTCACAGGCAAGAAGATCGAGATCCTGGACGACGACGTTCCGAGTTTCCACACTCACGGATACCAGGAGAAGGTTTCTTCGGTCCGGGTGCAGAGCGGCAC cTGGGTGGCGTACCAGTACCCGGGGTACAGAGGCTACCAGTACCTGTTTGAGAAGGGCGAGTACAAGGAGCATTCTGAGTTCGGGGCTCAGGTGCCTCAGATCCAGTCAGTGAGACGCATCCGTGACCTACAGTGGCACCTGAGAGGAGCTTTCAACACCTCC CCTGAGCTCTCCACACCTCCACCTGAGCTCTCCACACCTCCACCTGAGCTCTCCACACCTCCACCTGAGCTCTCCACACCTCCACCTGAGCTTTCCTCATTACCTCCACCTCTTCCTCgtcattatgatgatgatgatgatgcctTTAAAGACCGAATGTGTCAGTGA